The stretch of DNA agttatcggcttactgaccgcttgaggattgaataagatttacacaagctcgttttaagaactttcatttgctaaatatttgtaaaacagacagacagacgtaaagggtgaccaatagcattgataaaaaaaaaaaaaaacaccaccaaaaaaagggcacttcggagtgtaaggtcaaaaagggcatgtgctctgcacaggttgagtcctgcctgtgcacgtgcctgattgCTGTACATGAAAACAGCACGCAAACAGCtactatttgtattttaataaaatacttatttttttttcctcagggtTCAGTGCTGAGATCTCTGTGTTTGTGCAGACAGGAGCTTCTGTTCACCTGGATATACAAACACAAGAACTACCAGAGTTTGAGGATTTATActggacaaaaaataaatcagataatttagttaaatatacaaatgaatctaaaaaagtaaaattttacaAAGACAGAGTGGATTTCAATGATACAACCTTCTCTCTGACTCTGAAGAACATGCGGAAGACAGACAGTGGACTCTACAAAGCAAGAACAAGTGGAGAATCAGAGAAGAATATTGTTACATACAGAGTATTTGTTATAGGTGAGTGTGATGTGTATTGATTAAGGTATGATGAAACTGCACACTATAAGaatgcaaattatatttaatattatgtaaCTGTATacagtgggatacattttttcatttatttatttatctgaaaaCAGTAAAACTTTTGTGAGCACAACAAAATGCTGCACTGTACCTGTACGTTctgttgatgtgttttttttatatatatatttgtattcatttaactttaaaaactgctacacataatgtaaaaaaaaaaaaaacatttgttaatcTCATGACATCGGGAcaaaatagtataaataaattatgttcggtCCTGAACTGGTAAATTCTAGCATCCCTAAATCTGTGTATGTGACctgaaacattttaatacatgTGTGTTTCAGATGCAGTGGAAGCTCCTGTCCTGACTGTATACTCAAAATGGTCCAGTCATGAATATTGTAATTTTACGTGTAATGGAAGTAACATTACCATCAGCCTCATCTATAACAGAAGCAGCTGTTTTccagaggaagtgacatcatctgaTCACTACACCCTAAGACTGATCTGCAGTAATGACTCCATCATGTGTAACTACAGCAACCCAGTGAGCTGGAAGACTGACACACTGAATGTTAATGAACACTGCGCTGTTAATGAAGGTACATACTGTATCCGCTCTGAGCTGTAAACACTCACAGATGAGGAAACAGAACATCATTGAGAGAAAGCAACTTAAGCTTTAATACTGTATAATGTGCAACTCTTCATTAAAATCCCCAAAACGAGTGAAATTCATGTTCATGTAAACCTCTGTCTGTGAAAAGTAGAGATTTGTACTCTTATCTTTCATGTGTATAAACAGGAAAAC from Carassius gibelio isolate Cgi1373 ecotype wild population from Czech Republic chromosome B2, carGib1.2-hapl.c, whole genome shotgun sequence encodes:
- the LOC127951092 gene encoding natural killer cell receptor 2B4 isoform X1, translating into MSLNQLLLLLIFLQTSKTGFSAEISVFVQTGASVHLDIQTQELPEFEDLYWTKNKSDNLVKYTNESKKVKFYKDRVDFNDTTFSLTLKNMRKTDSGLYKARTSGESEKNIVTYRVFVIDAVEAPVLTVYSKWSSHEYCNFTCNGSNITISLIYNRSSCFPEEVTSSDHYTLRLICSNDSIMCNYSNPVSWKTDTLNVNEHCAVNEGKQAASVFPPWVVAIIFLFSLAAVISSCIYKRKKGALEVEQTIYAEVDENIKPRKSLEMLGKSANSQTVYDTVGDPGRTDATVHTQPVKQSSSLSEKSKSDAPVTIYCSIQQQANPPKTEAENTVYAVVSIPPADYESAHPQSE
- the LOC127951092 gene encoding natural killer cell receptor 2B4 isoform X2, producing the protein MEFRLLLTLVLSTHITGFSAEISVFVQTGASVHLDIQTQELPEFEDLYWTKNKSDNLVKYTNESKKVKFYKDRVDFNDTTFSLTLKNMRKTDSGLYKARTSGESEKNIVTYRVFVIDAVEAPVLTVYSKWSSHEYCNFTCNGSNITISLIYNRSSCFPEEVTSSDHYTLRLICSNDSIMCNYSNPVSWKTDTLNVNEHCAVNEGKQAASVFPPWVVAIIFLFSLAAVISSCIYKRKKGALEVEQTIYAEVDENIKPRKSLEMLGKSANSQTVYDTVGDPGRTDATVHTQPVKQSSSLSEKSKSDAPVTIYCSIQQQANPPKTEAENTVYAVVSIPPADYESAHPQSE